In Oncorhynchus clarkii lewisi isolate Uvic-CL-2024 chromosome 2, UVic_Ocla_1.0, whole genome shotgun sequence, one DNA window encodes the following:
- the LOC139371164 gene encoding NEDD4-binding protein 1-like, with translation MNRMSTTRPLLAMKRVTEVTCSEPPENRLSPVASKQQQEVLTVDEFAVLENKQEELNCAKRKVEQVFQVAFTIIGLLDHTGAHCSTASRQIWLKLKGKRDDVSKAKEYLKGLCDPELQQVERYPVDIHCIFAGARGLFLDRLLRDTSAEVVVLEPGRLRLLGCVESVVMAQSRVQQFVALFQEKRSLPGDREQTVKRTFKAFVEERDDKYAMELLLLPSALKEELLGLAQSPTQPGGVIDVDQDRSQSSTPVTDLSNRIVDTSFEEKAAGAPAGAEAGLLNGIRPSHKRRSSESELRDTKRQFSLERRGQSIEKERHTVTSDSRAKTPSKANMGLMVLDSTDSADDREAVAPETNLRCLVNFFRTMGYQQEVVERVVRETGQTEDTFLLLERIVEESQRTEGQRGGASSTHNPESSSSSSTTFSRDKDRGPDRIPNRALDVKSKENIKPLSSNAVGQRGQCSSMLQTVMLKRSSTGQGGAYNIITIDDDEDSSDTMTGVKARTAEQLDPPSGSRMDYFSRGGAQTMGPVHVESVTALRSTPQCPTQPAGTRPGCSYQTLSARVPPPRTEPPPPPLTATTRFNESLRTPYTLTLQNKPGHPDLRHIIIDGSNVAMAHGLHRFFSCRGIAIAVEAFWSRGHREITVFVPQWRQKRDRYTTEQHYLNQLEDLRLLSFTPSREVCGKWISSHDDRFLLHLAEKTEGVIVTNDNLRDFVNTSQAWLKIIQERLLQFTFVEDHFMIPDDPLGKHGPHLDVFLRKDNRRSPVAPLLRPDPQATPQHVHAMQSAPCPSATPHPSATPLMRPPSQWPHSGPPGWHRPCPTPSPPLQRSHPPPPTPSPPPQRSPSETIELKSKMYDIFPGQNQRIDRILCDNPYMRDLNALSGLLLG, from the exons ATGAACAGAATGTCAACAACGCGGCCCCTCCTTGCTATGAAGCGAGTCACCGAGGTAACCTGTTCGGAACCGCCCGAAAACAGGCTATCGCCAGTAGCGAGCAAACAACAGCAAGAGGTCCTGACAGTGGACGAATTTGCGGTCCTTGAAAACAAGCAAGAAGAACTGAATTGCGCTAAACGCAAAGTAGAACAGGTTTTCCAGGTAGCTTTCACAATTATCGGCCTTTTGGACCACACTGGAGCCCACTGTAGTACAGCATCAAGGCAGATATGGCTTAAACTCAAGGGAAAGAGAGACGACGTGTCGAAGGCAAAG GAGTACCTGAAAGGTCTCTGTGACCCAGAGCTGCAGCAGGTGGAGCGCTACCCTGTGGACATCCACTGCATCTTTGCCGGTGCCCGGGGTTTGTTCCTGGATCGGCTGCTGCGGGACACCAGCGCTGAGGTTGTGGTGCTGGAGCCGGGACGATTGCGCCTGCTGGGCTGCGTTGAGTCTGTCGTCATGGCACAGAGCCGCGTGCAGCAGTTTGTTGCTCTCTTCCAAGAGAAGCGCAGCCTGCCCGGAGACAGGGAGCAGACCGTCAAACGCACCTTCAAGGCGTTTGTGGAGGAGCGAGACGATAAGTACGCCATGGAGCTGCTCTTGCTACCCAGTGCCCTTAAGGAGGAGCTGCTAGGTCTTGCCCAGAGCCCCACTCAGCCTGGTGGGGTTATAGACGTGGACCAGGATCGCTCCCAAAGCAGCACCCCTGTCACTGACCTTTCCAACCGCATCGTGGACACCAGCTTTGAGGAGAAGGCGGCTGGGGCTCCAGCCGGGGCCGAAGCGGGGTTGCTGAATGGCATCCGACCCTCCCACAAGCGGCGGTCGTCAGAGAGCGAGCTGAGGGACACCAAGAGGCAGTTCTCCCTAGAGAGGAGGGGTCAGTCGATTGAGAAAGAGCGCCACACTGTAACCAGTGACAGCCGAGCTAAGACTCCCTCCAAGGCCAACATGGGGCTTATGGTGCTGGACTCCACTGATAGTGCGGATGACCGGGAAGCTGTGGCCCCTGAGACCAACCTGCGGTGCCTGGTGAACTTCTTCAGGACCATGGGCTACCAgcaggaggtggtggagagggtgGTGAGGGAGACGGGCCAGACAGAGGACACCTTCCTGCTGCTGGAGCGCATTGTGGAGGAGAGCCAGAGAACAGAGGGGCAGCGAGGTGGGGCGTCCTCAACCCACAACCCTGAgtcttcatcttcctcctccactaCTTTCTCCAGGGATAAGGACAGAGGGCCAGATAGAATACCAAACAGAGCCCTGGATGTAAAGTCCAAGGAGAACATTAAGCCACTCAGCAGCAATGCTGTGGGACAGAGGGGACAGTGTAGCAGCATGCTGCAGACAGTGATGCTAAAGAGGAGCAGCACTGGTCAGGGGGGTGCTTACAATATCATCACCATTGATGATGACGAGGACAGTTCCGACACTATGACTGGCGTTAAGGCCAGGACGGCAGAGCAGCTGGATCCTCCATCGGGGTCCAGGATGGACTACTTTTCCCGGGGAGGGGCTCAGACCATGGGGCCGGTACATGTGGAGAGTGTGACGGCACTGCGGAGCACACCACAGTGTCCGACCCAGCCAGCAGGTACAAGGCCAGGCTGCTCCTACCAGACCCTGTCAGCCAGGGTCCCTCCACCCCGCACAGAGCCCCCTCCACCACCCCTGACTGCCACAACCCGCTTCAATGAGTCCCTAAGaaccccctacaccctgaccctacAGAACAAGCCTGGACACCCTGACCTCCGCCACATCATCATCGACGGCAGCAACGTGGCCATGGC GCACGGTCTCCACCGTTTCTTCTCCTGCCGGGGGATAGCCATTGCTGTTGAGGCCTTTTGGAGTCGGGGCCACCGGGAGATCACCGTCTTTGTGCCTCAGTGGAGGCAGAAGAGAGACCGCTATACCACAG AACAACATTACCTGAATCAACTGGAAGACCTGCGTCTgctctccttcactccttccaGAGAGGTCTGTGGAAAGTGGATTTCCTCACATGATGACAG GTTTCTGCTCCATCTGGCAGAGAAGACAGAAGGGGTTATCGTCACCAATGACAACCTGCGGGACTTTGTAAATACATCACAGGCATGGTTGAAGATCATCCAAGAGAG GCTTTTGCAGTTTACCTTTGTGGAGGACCACTTTATGATCCCAGATGACCCCCTGGGGAAACATGGCCCCCACCTGGATGTTTTCTTACGGAAGGACAACAG ACGGAGCCCAGTTGCACCTCTTCTGAGGCCGGACCCCCAAGCCACCCCGCAGCATGTCCACGCTATGCAGTCTGCTCCCTGCCCCTCAGCTACCCCCCATCCCTCAGCTACCCCCTTGATGAGGCCACCCTCCCAATGGCCGCACTCTGGGCCCCCTGGGTGGCACCGCCCTTGCCCTacaccctcaccccctctccagcggtcacacccccctcccccaacaccgTCCCCCCCTCCACAGCGGTCACCCTCGGAAACCATAGAGCTCAAAAGTAAGATGTACGATATCTTCCCCGGCCAGAATCAGCGCATTGACCGTATCCTGTGTGACAACCCCTACATGAGGGACCTGAACGCACTGTCAGGCCTTCTGCTGGGATGA